One window from the genome of Hippoglossus hippoglossus isolate fHipHip1 chromosome 6, fHipHip1.pri, whole genome shotgun sequence encodes:
- the pias1b gene encoding E3 SUMO-protein ligase PIAS1 isoform X2, whose translation MRSQYNKMAESAELKQMVMSLRVSELQVLLGYAGRNKHGRKHELLTKALHLLKAGCSPAVQMKIKELYRRRFPTKMVSPVDLALPGVHSASSLPAGLAQLGFDSHGSPSPLLPVSLLGPKHELSLPHLPSALHPVHPDVKLQRLPFYDVLDELIKPTSLASDNSQRFQESCYAFALTPQQVQQISSSMDISATKCDFAVQVQLRFCLSETSCPQEDHFPSNLCVKVNGKPCNLPGYLPPTKNGVEPKRPSRPINITSLVRLSTTVPNTIVVSWTSEIGRSFSMAVYLVRQQSSAVLLQRLRAKGIRNPDHSRALIKEKLTADPESEIATTSLRVSLLCPLGKMRLTIPCRALTCSHLQCFDATLYIQMNEKKPTWVCPVCDKKAPYEHLIIDGLFMEILSSCSDCDEIQFKEDGNWSPMRSKKEVQEVSASYNGVDSDSTDTHDLKRGSSHDNNKKVDVIDLTLDSSSEEEPDDEPPPKRACPSLSPVSPPPNKGVLNLHSQASPVSRAPSMPSVETSYIPPPPPLIQDYRHYYHTTSDLPDLNFFSFLQGDNQHYNMVMAAAAAASASEDHELLLNRFLPYGSSQMLREPPGTPGSSTLAATNGGSNSGSTSSLVSSSSLRDRDKDRDRDRDSHALSGLSRSSVEAAAAIYGSISDVISLD comes from the exons ATGCGCAGCCAGTACAACAAGATGGCGGAGAGTGCGGAACTGAAG CAAATGGTAATGAGCCTTCGAGTTTCGGAGCTCCAGGTGTTGTTGGGGTATGCAGGGCGGAATAAGCACGGACGCAAACATGAACTTTTGACCAAAGCTCTCCACCTACTCAAGGCTGGTTGCAGTCCTGCGGTCCAGATGAAGATCAAGGAGCTCTACAGACGGCGCTTCCCAACCAAAATGGTTTCGCCAGTGGACCTGGCCCTGCCTGGCGTTCACTCTGCCTCCAGCCTGCCCGCTGGCCTCGCTCAGCTGGGGTTTGACAGCCACGGTTCGCCGTCACCTCTGCTGCCTGTTTCTTTACTTGGGCCTAAACATGAGCTGAGTCTGCCTCACCTCCCCTCTGCCCTGCACCCAGTACACCCTGATGTCAAACTCCAGAGACTACCATTCTATGACGTGCTGGATGAGCTCATTAAGCCAACCAGCCTGG CCTCAGACAATAGTCAACGGTTCCAGGAATCATGTTATGCCTTCGCATTAACACCACAACAAGTTCAACAAATCAGCAGCTCCAT GGACATATCTGCGACTAAATGTGACTTTGCTGTTCAAGTCCAGTTAAG attttgtttaTCGGAGACGAGCTGTCCCCAGGAGGATCATTTCCCCTCTAATCTGTGTGTGAAGGTGAACGGCAAACCCTGTAATCTGCCG GGATATCTTCCTCCCACCAAAAATGGAGTTGAACCAAAAAGGCCCAGTCGTCCTATTAACATAACCTCTCTCGTGCGATTGTCCACCACAGTCCCTAACACAATTGTGGTGTCATGGACCTCAGAAATTGGGAGG AGTTTTTCCATGGCTGTTTATTTGGTAAGACAGCAGTCGTCTGCAGTGTTGCTGCAAAGACTAAGGGCCAAAGGAATTAGGAACCCTGACCACTCAAGAGCTTTAA TCAAAGAAAAACTGACGGCAGATCCAGAGAGTGAAATCGCCACCACCAGTCTACGAGTCTCTCTCCTTTGTCCT ctggGGAAGATGAGGCTGACAATCCCTTGCAGAGCATTAACATGCTCACACCTTCAGTGCTTTGACGCTACGCTTTACATCCAAATGAATGAGAAGAAGCCGACCTGGGTTTGTCCAGTCTGCGACAAGAAGGCTCCATATGAGCACCTCATAATTGACGG GTTGTTCATGGAAATCTTGAGTAGTTGTTCTGACTGTGATGAAATCCAGTTCAAAGAAGATGGAAACTGGTCCCCCATGAGGTCAAAGAAAGAGGTGCAGGAGGTGTCTGCTTCGTATAATGGTGTCGACAGCG ATTCGACAGATACCCATGATCTAAAACGGGGGTCATCTCACGATAACAACAAGAAGGTTGATGTGATTGATCTCACGCTGGACAGCTCCTCGGAGGAAGAACCTGATGATGAGCCGCCTCCTAAAAGGGCCTGTCCCTCACTTTCACCAGTCTCTCCACCTCCAAACAAAGG GGTTTTGAACCTACACAGCCAGGCCTCACCTGTGAGCAGAGCTCCCAGCATGCCCTCTGTGGAGACAAGCtacattcctcctcctccacctcttaTCCAGGACTACCGCCACTATTACCACACAACTAGTGACCTGCCag ATCTAaatttcttctccttcctccaaGGCGACAATCAG CATTACAACATGGTGATGGCCGCCGCAGCAGCTGCATCGGCGTCCGAGGACCACGAGCTGCTCCTCAACCGTTTCCTGCCGTACGGCTCCTCTCAGATGCTACGGGAGCCACCGGGCACCCCGGGGAGCAGCACGCTGGCAGCCACCAACGGAGGCAGCAACAGTGGCAGCACCAGCAGTTTGGTGTCGTCCAGCAGTCTGCGGGAccgagacaaagacagagaccGAGACAGGGACAGCCACGCCCTCTCAGGATTGTCGAGGTCCTCGGTGGAAGCTGCAGCGGCCATTTATGGCTCCATATCTGACGTTATCTCTCTTGACTAG
- the pias1b gene encoding E3 SUMO-protein ligase PIAS1 isoform X1, which yields MLTHVDGYYSNTRDEVNNVNQMVMSLRVSELQVLLGYAGRNKHGRKHELLTKALHLLKAGCSPAVQMKIKELYRRRFPTKMVSPVDLALPGVHSASSLPAGLAQLGFDSHGSPSPLLPVSLLGPKHELSLPHLPSALHPVHPDVKLQRLPFYDVLDELIKPTSLASDNSQRFQESCYAFALTPQQVQQISSSMDISATKCDFAVQVQLRFCLSETSCPQEDHFPSNLCVKVNGKPCNLPGYLPPTKNGVEPKRPSRPINITSLVRLSTTVPNTIVVSWTSEIGRSFSMAVYLVRQQSSAVLLQRLRAKGIRNPDHSRALIKEKLTADPESEIATTSLRVSLLCPLGKMRLTIPCRALTCSHLQCFDATLYIQMNEKKPTWVCPVCDKKAPYEHLIIDGLFMEILSSCSDCDEIQFKEDGNWSPMRSKKEVQEVSASYNGVDSDSTDTHDLKRGSSHDNNKKVDVIDLTLDSSSEEEPDDEPPPKRACPSLSPVSPPPNKGVLNLHSQASPVSRAPSMPSVETSYIPPPPPLIQDYRHYYHTTSDLPDLNFFSFLQGDNQHYNMVMAAAAAASASEDHELLLNRFLPYGSSQMLREPPGTPGSSTLAATNGGSNSGSTSSLVSSSSLRDRDKDRDRDRDSHALSGLSRSSVEAAAAIYGSISDVISLD from the exons ATGTTGACCCACGTTGATGGTTACTATTCAAACACACGGGATGAAgtaaacaatgtaaat CAAATGGTAATGAGCCTTCGAGTTTCGGAGCTCCAGGTGTTGTTGGGGTATGCAGGGCGGAATAAGCACGGACGCAAACATGAACTTTTGACCAAAGCTCTCCACCTACTCAAGGCTGGTTGCAGTCCTGCGGTCCAGATGAAGATCAAGGAGCTCTACAGACGGCGCTTCCCAACCAAAATGGTTTCGCCAGTGGACCTGGCCCTGCCTGGCGTTCACTCTGCCTCCAGCCTGCCCGCTGGCCTCGCTCAGCTGGGGTTTGACAGCCACGGTTCGCCGTCACCTCTGCTGCCTGTTTCTTTACTTGGGCCTAAACATGAGCTGAGTCTGCCTCACCTCCCCTCTGCCCTGCACCCAGTACACCCTGATGTCAAACTCCAGAGACTACCATTCTATGACGTGCTGGATGAGCTCATTAAGCCAACCAGCCTGG CCTCAGACAATAGTCAACGGTTCCAGGAATCATGTTATGCCTTCGCATTAACACCACAACAAGTTCAACAAATCAGCAGCTCCAT GGACATATCTGCGACTAAATGTGACTTTGCTGTTCAAGTCCAGTTAAG attttgtttaTCGGAGACGAGCTGTCCCCAGGAGGATCATTTCCCCTCTAATCTGTGTGTGAAGGTGAACGGCAAACCCTGTAATCTGCCG GGATATCTTCCTCCCACCAAAAATGGAGTTGAACCAAAAAGGCCCAGTCGTCCTATTAACATAACCTCTCTCGTGCGATTGTCCACCACAGTCCCTAACACAATTGTGGTGTCATGGACCTCAGAAATTGGGAGG AGTTTTTCCATGGCTGTTTATTTGGTAAGACAGCAGTCGTCTGCAGTGTTGCTGCAAAGACTAAGGGCCAAAGGAATTAGGAACCCTGACCACTCAAGAGCTTTAA TCAAAGAAAAACTGACGGCAGATCCAGAGAGTGAAATCGCCACCACCAGTCTACGAGTCTCTCTCCTTTGTCCT ctggGGAAGATGAGGCTGACAATCCCTTGCAGAGCATTAACATGCTCACACCTTCAGTGCTTTGACGCTACGCTTTACATCCAAATGAATGAGAAGAAGCCGACCTGGGTTTGTCCAGTCTGCGACAAGAAGGCTCCATATGAGCACCTCATAATTGACGG GTTGTTCATGGAAATCTTGAGTAGTTGTTCTGACTGTGATGAAATCCAGTTCAAAGAAGATGGAAACTGGTCCCCCATGAGGTCAAAGAAAGAGGTGCAGGAGGTGTCTGCTTCGTATAATGGTGTCGACAGCG ATTCGACAGATACCCATGATCTAAAACGGGGGTCATCTCACGATAACAACAAGAAGGTTGATGTGATTGATCTCACGCTGGACAGCTCCTCGGAGGAAGAACCTGATGATGAGCCGCCTCCTAAAAGGGCCTGTCCCTCACTTTCACCAGTCTCTCCACCTCCAAACAAAGG GGTTTTGAACCTACACAGCCAGGCCTCACCTGTGAGCAGAGCTCCCAGCATGCCCTCTGTGGAGACAAGCtacattcctcctcctccacctcttaTCCAGGACTACCGCCACTATTACCACACAACTAGTGACCTGCCag ATCTAaatttcttctccttcctccaaGGCGACAATCAG CATTACAACATGGTGATGGCCGCCGCAGCAGCTGCATCGGCGTCCGAGGACCACGAGCTGCTCCTCAACCGTTTCCTGCCGTACGGCTCCTCTCAGATGCTACGGGAGCCACCGGGCACCCCGGGGAGCAGCACGCTGGCAGCCACCAACGGAGGCAGCAACAGTGGCAGCACCAGCAGTTTGGTGTCGTCCAGCAGTCTGCGGGAccgagacaaagacagagaccGAGACAGGGACAGCCACGCCCTCTCAGGATTGTCGAGGTCCTCGGTGGAAGCTGCAGCGGCCATTTATGGCTCCATATCTGACGTTATCTCTCTTGACTAG
- the pias1b gene encoding E3 SUMO-protein ligase PIAS1 isoform X3 — MKIKELYRRRFPTKMVSPVDLALPGVHSASSLPAGLAQLGFDSHGSPSPLLPVSLLGPKHELSLPHLPSALHPVHPDVKLQRLPFYDVLDELIKPTSLASDNSQRFQESCYAFALTPQQVQQISSSMDISATKCDFAVQVQLRFCLSETSCPQEDHFPSNLCVKVNGKPCNLPGYLPPTKNGVEPKRPSRPINITSLVRLSTTVPNTIVVSWTSEIGRSFSMAVYLVRQQSSAVLLQRLRAKGIRNPDHSRALIKEKLTADPESEIATTSLRVSLLCPLGKMRLTIPCRALTCSHLQCFDATLYIQMNEKKPTWVCPVCDKKAPYEHLIIDGLFMEILSSCSDCDEIQFKEDGNWSPMRSKKEVQEVSASYNGVDSDSTDTHDLKRGSSHDNNKKVDVIDLTLDSSSEEEPDDEPPPKRACPSLSPVSPPPNKGVLNLHSQASPVSRAPSMPSVETSYIPPPPPLIQDYRHYYHTTSDLPDLNFFSFLQGDNQHYNMVMAAAAAASASEDHELLLNRFLPYGSSQMLREPPGTPGSSTLAATNGGSNSGSTSSLVSSSSLRDRDKDRDRDRDSHALSGLSRSSVEAAAAIYGSISDVISLD; from the exons ATGAAGATCAAGGAGCTCTACAGACGGCGCTTCCCAACCAAAATGGTTTCGCCAGTGGACCTGGCCCTGCCTGGCGTTCACTCTGCCTCCAGCCTGCCCGCTGGCCTCGCTCAGCTGGGGTTTGACAGCCACGGTTCGCCGTCACCTCTGCTGCCTGTTTCTTTACTTGGGCCTAAACATGAGCTGAGTCTGCCTCACCTCCCCTCTGCCCTGCACCCAGTACACCCTGATGTCAAACTCCAGAGACTACCATTCTATGACGTGCTGGATGAGCTCATTAAGCCAACCAGCCTGG CCTCAGACAATAGTCAACGGTTCCAGGAATCATGTTATGCCTTCGCATTAACACCACAACAAGTTCAACAAATCAGCAGCTCCAT GGACATATCTGCGACTAAATGTGACTTTGCTGTTCAAGTCCAGTTAAG attttgtttaTCGGAGACGAGCTGTCCCCAGGAGGATCATTTCCCCTCTAATCTGTGTGTGAAGGTGAACGGCAAACCCTGTAATCTGCCG GGATATCTTCCTCCCACCAAAAATGGAGTTGAACCAAAAAGGCCCAGTCGTCCTATTAACATAACCTCTCTCGTGCGATTGTCCACCACAGTCCCTAACACAATTGTGGTGTCATGGACCTCAGAAATTGGGAGG AGTTTTTCCATGGCTGTTTATTTGGTAAGACAGCAGTCGTCTGCAGTGTTGCTGCAAAGACTAAGGGCCAAAGGAATTAGGAACCCTGACCACTCAAGAGCTTTAA TCAAAGAAAAACTGACGGCAGATCCAGAGAGTGAAATCGCCACCACCAGTCTACGAGTCTCTCTCCTTTGTCCT ctggGGAAGATGAGGCTGACAATCCCTTGCAGAGCATTAACATGCTCACACCTTCAGTGCTTTGACGCTACGCTTTACATCCAAATGAATGAGAAGAAGCCGACCTGGGTTTGTCCAGTCTGCGACAAGAAGGCTCCATATGAGCACCTCATAATTGACGG GTTGTTCATGGAAATCTTGAGTAGTTGTTCTGACTGTGATGAAATCCAGTTCAAAGAAGATGGAAACTGGTCCCCCATGAGGTCAAAGAAAGAGGTGCAGGAGGTGTCTGCTTCGTATAATGGTGTCGACAGCG ATTCGACAGATACCCATGATCTAAAACGGGGGTCATCTCACGATAACAACAAGAAGGTTGATGTGATTGATCTCACGCTGGACAGCTCCTCGGAGGAAGAACCTGATGATGAGCCGCCTCCTAAAAGGGCCTGTCCCTCACTTTCACCAGTCTCTCCACCTCCAAACAAAGG GGTTTTGAACCTACACAGCCAGGCCTCACCTGTGAGCAGAGCTCCCAGCATGCCCTCTGTGGAGACAAGCtacattcctcctcctccacctcttaTCCAGGACTACCGCCACTATTACCACACAACTAGTGACCTGCCag ATCTAaatttcttctccttcctccaaGGCGACAATCAG CATTACAACATGGTGATGGCCGCCGCAGCAGCTGCATCGGCGTCCGAGGACCACGAGCTGCTCCTCAACCGTTTCCTGCCGTACGGCTCCTCTCAGATGCTACGGGAGCCACCGGGCACCCCGGGGAGCAGCACGCTGGCAGCCACCAACGGAGGCAGCAACAGTGGCAGCACCAGCAGTTTGGTGTCGTCCAGCAGTCTGCGGGAccgagacaaagacagagaccGAGACAGGGACAGCCACGCCCTCTCAGGATTGTCGAGGTCCTCGGTGGAAGCTGCAGCGGCCATTTATGGCTCCATATCTGACGTTATCTCTCTTGACTAG
- the morf4l1 gene encoding mortality factor 4-like protein 1, whose product MAPKQDPKPKFQEGERVLCFHGPLLYEAKCVKINIKEKQIKYFIHYSGWNKNWDEWVPESRVLKYVDSNLQKQKELQRANQDHYVEGRMRGAAPNKKIPPPSQKTDVKTKKNKQKTPGPGEGTSSGGDPTHPPRKKRARVDPTVESEETFINRVEVKVKIPEELKPWLVDDWDLITRQKQLFHLPAKKSIDAVLEDYANYKRSRGNSDSKEFAVNEVVAGIREYFNVMLGTQLLYKFERPQYADILANHTDTSMSQIYGAPHLLRLFVRIGAMLAYTPLDEKSLALLLSYLQDFLKYLVKNSATLFNASDYEVAPPEYHRKAV is encoded by the exons ATGGCGCCGAAACAGGACCCGAAGCCTAAATTTCAAGAAG GTGAAAGAGTGCTGTGTTTTCATGGGCCATTGCTCTACGAAGCTAAG TGTGTGAAGATAAACATCAAGGAAAAACAGATCAAATACTTTATTCATTACAGCGGCTGGAATAAAAA CTGGGACGAATGGGTTCCTGAAAGCAGAGTGCTAAAGTATGTGGACAGTaatctgcagaaacagaaagagcTTCAGAGGGCCAATCA AGACCATTATGTAGAAGGAAGAATGAGGGGAGCTGCACCGAATAAGAAGATACCTCCTCCATCGCAGAAAACTGATGT gaaaaccaaaaagaacaaacagaagA CTCCTGGACCAGGCGAAGGGACAAGTTCAGGAGGAGACCCAACCCACCCTCCACGAAAGAAAAGGGCACGTGTTGACCCAACTGTTGAAAGT GAGGAAACCTTCATTAATCGAGTGGAGGTTAAAGTAAAAATCCCTGAGGAGTTGAAACCGTGGCTTGTGGATGACTGGGACCTAATTACACGGCAAAAACAG CTCTTCCACCTACCTGCCAAAAAGTCCATTGATGCAGTTCTTGAAGATTATGCAAATTACAAGAGATCAAGAGGAAATTCTGACAGCAA GGAGTTTGCTGTGAACGAAGTGGTTGCTGGTATCCGGGAATATTTCAACGTCATGCTGGGGACACAACTTCTCTACAAATTTGAGAGGCCGCAGTATGCAGACATCCTGGCCAATCACACGGATACATCCATGTCTCAGATCTATGGCGCTCCTCATCTACTCAGACTCTTCG TGAGAATCGGAGCCATGCTGGCGTACACTCCGCTGGACGAGAAGAGCCTTGCACTCCTGCTCAGTTATCTACAAGACTTTCTCAA GTACCTTGTAAAGAACTCGGCGACGCTGTTCAATGCAAGTGACTATGAAGTTGCCCCTCCAGAGTACCACCGCAAGGCAGTttaa